CTGACTACGAGCAATCGCGACGGACGTGGCCAGCCCGCGCCAGATGACGACCGGGTCTTGCGCATCGTGCCGGCGGGCTGATCAGACACACCCGTTCAACGCGGCGTTCACCGCCTCGACGATCTCGTTCACGGTGATTTGGCCATCGTGATTCCGATCACCTGCGAGGCAGGCGTCGCCGACGCCGTCGCCGTCCGCGTCGGCCTGGTCCGGGTTGTAGACCGTCGGACAGTTGTCGCAGGCGTCGCCCACCCCGTCGGGACGGGGGGAGCTCGCGAGCGTCTCGCCGCGGAGCTCGACTGCGTCGATCTGCTCGTACCCGTCGATCGCGGTGTGGATCCTCGCCCCCACGACGAGGTACGTCGTGCTCCCCCAGCTCGCCCGGGAGGGGATCCCGCACGACGACGCGTCCCCCCCGCTCCAGACCGTGTGGTAGATCCCGTCGGTGTCGATCAGATCCATTTGGAAGACGGACCCGAAGATGTAGGTCTCGTACACCGTGATTCCGGTCGCGTGGACCGGCATCGCGTAGCGCACCTCGAGCCATTCCGGGTCGATCGAGTCCGTGGAGGGCGCCCACGCCCCCGGGTCGTCCGCGCAGTGCGTCACGTCCCGGCTCCCCGTCGCCTGCACGGCGCCGTAATCCGGGGACGAGTACTCGCTGCTCGCCGTCGCGGACACCGCCCATTGTCCCTCGACGTCGCCGTCGGCCTGGCCGGGGTTCGCCACGGCCGGACAA
The Terriglobia bacterium DNA segment above includes these coding regions:
- a CDS encoding thrombospondin type 3 repeat-containing protein translates to MMRGNSDALCCFTPPQIGWTDEVDTDGDGWWDNCDNCPLVWDRTQADADGDGIGDVCDPCPSDPLNDADGDGFCGNVDNCPLVFNPTQADADGDGRGDVCDNCPTVPNSNQSDYDGDGFGDVCDNCLIVSNPTQADADGDGRGDVCDNCPTLPNPNQADTDGDGIGDVCDICPGAADPMQSDADHDGIGDACDPCTDLDGDGFGNPGFPANTCALDNCPAVANPGQADGDVEGQWAVSATASSEYSSPDYGAVQATGSRDVTHCADDPGAWAPSTDSIDPEWLEVRYAMPVHATGITVYETYIFGSVFQMDLIDTDGIYHTVWSGGDASSCGIPSRASWGSTTYLVVGARIHTAIDGYEQIDAVELRGETLASSPRPDGVGDACDNCPTVYNPDQADADGDGVGDACLAGDRNHDGQITVNEIVEAVNAALNGCV